In Desulfatibacillum aliphaticivorans DSM 15576, a genomic segment contains:
- a CDS encoding FmdB family zinc ribbon protein, whose protein sequence is MAIYEYEHLGEPCGRGAVFEVVQSMRENPLTRCPDCGGPVRKIISRSNINTPKTDSELKDLGFTKLVRRDNGVYENVTARPGENKYMEAGKPETIPDFSKTIGD, encoded by the coding sequence ATGGCGATTTACGAATATGAACACCTTGGCGAACCTTGCGGCCGCGGCGCTGTGTTTGAAGTGGTTCAGTCCATGCGGGAAAACCCGCTGACCAGATGCCCGGACTGCGGCGGGCCGGTCAGAAAAATAATATCCAGAAGCAATATCAACACCCCCAAGACGGACAGCGAACTGAAGGATCTGGGCTTTACCAAGCTGGTGAGAAGAGATAACGGCGTTTACGAAAATGTTACAGCCAGACCCGGAGAGAACAAGTATATGGAGGCTGGAAAACCGGAAACCATCCCGGATTTTTCAAAAACCATCGGCGACTAA
- a CDS encoding GAF domain-containing protein has protein sequence MASTINFKRLVQTDAVHVLEDLAEALRLPVLVGDSAKRTLWGDEKAKASGGEFPVWLAGRIIGYVLGSPQAYCMASLLSHLSQQELEKREAMEQVLDKESEISLIHEIHSRLGASLDVAEIAMALVDEATSTVESTGASVMLLNEETGRLEIAAAFGRKMNDRPVLKPGVGIVGDVLLTGIPEVVPDVSKDARYVPGSYPICSLICVPIAAADRIIGAINISNQRPANYGEPEVKHVFALATHAAAAIDKARLHQTALKETCAPPAPEAAPPAKGAARLLCRIGGNGDSAKECCKETASVLFSGIRAYSGHYDSMGVEENFSFINDYVDAIGLPVLRNNGVIGDFQGDGIMALFPDMEGKGPEQAVRAAIEMHRDLRDFSEQRRKAAKLPVDMGIGIHTGSVSVGHIELGGERESVVLGEAAGVAAKLERLSKVYGLRVAVSGATWKALPKGKTYGLREADMVAMPGKDAAVTLYEVFGADPRGVRESKAKHLSAYEDALGLFRTREWEKAGRIFAKLHEFMPFDKLSLIYWRRCQAFIKSPPGNGWVGVSRLSEM, from the coding sequence ATGGCGTCAACCATTAACTTCAAGCGTTTGGTGCAAACGGACGCTGTGCATGTCTTGGAAGATTTGGCCGAAGCCCTTCGGCTGCCTGTTTTAGTGGGGGATTCCGCCAAACGGACCTTGTGGGGCGATGAGAAGGCCAAGGCATCGGGGGGCGAATTTCCGGTATGGCTGGCCGGCCGCATCATAGGCTATGTTTTAGGCTCCCCGCAGGCGTACTGCATGGCATCGTTGCTCTCCCATCTTTCCCAGCAGGAGTTGGAAAAACGGGAAGCCATGGAGCAAGTGCTGGACAAGGAGTCCGAAATCAGCCTGATTCATGAGATCCATTCCAGGCTGGGCGCCAGCCTTGATGTGGCGGAAATCGCCATGGCCCTGGTGGACGAGGCTACCAGCACGGTGGAGTCCACGGGCGCTTCGGTAATGCTGCTGAATGAAGAAACCGGCAGGCTGGAAATTGCGGCGGCTTTTGGCAGAAAAATGAATGATCGCCCCGTGCTGAAGCCTGGCGTCGGCATAGTGGGGGACGTTTTGCTGACCGGGATTCCCGAGGTGGTGCCGGACGTGTCCAAAGACGCCCGGTACGTGCCCGGCTCTTATCCCATATGCTCGTTGATCTGCGTGCCCATTGCCGCGGCTGACAGGATTATCGGCGCCATTAACATCAGCAATCAGAGGCCGGCCAATTACGGCGAGCCGGAGGTAAAGCACGTGTTCGCCCTGGCGACCCACGCCGCGGCGGCCATAGACAAGGCCCGGCTGCATCAGACGGCTCTTAAGGAAACCTGTGCACCGCCGGCGCCCGAAGCGGCGCCTCCGGCCAAAGGCGCGGCGCGGCTTCTGTGCCGGATAGGGGGGAACGGCGATTCCGCCAAAGAGTGCTGTAAGGAGACGGCGTCGGTCTTGTTTTCCGGCATTCGGGCGTACTCCGGTCATTATGACTCCATGGGCGTTGAGGAAAATTTTTCTTTCATCAACGATTATGTAGACGCCATCGGCCTGCCCGTCCTGAGAAACAACGGCGTCATAGGCGATTTTCAGGGCGACGGCATAATGGCCTTGTTTCCGGACATGGAGGGCAAAGGACCGGAACAGGCGGTTAGAGCCGCCATTGAAATGCACCGCGATTTGCGGGATTTTTCGGAGCAGCGCAGAAAGGCCGCCAAGCTGCCGGTGGACATGGGAATCGGGATTCACACCGGGAGCGTTTCCGTCGGCCATATTGAACTCGGCGGAGAGCGGGAAAGCGTGGTTTTGGGGGAGGCCGCCGGCGTCGCCGCCAAGTTGGAGAGGCTTTCCAAAGTTTACGGCCTGCGCGTGGCGGTTTCCGGGGCCACGTGGAAGGCTCTTCCCAAAGGGAAGACCTACGGCTTGCGTGAGGCCGACATGGTCGCCATGCCGGGCAAGGACGCCGCCGTCACCTTGTATGAGGTGTTTGGGGCCGACCCCCGGGGCGTGCGGGAGAGCAAAGCAAAGCATTTGAGCGCCTATGAAGATGCTTTAGGCCTGTTCAGGACCCGGGAGTGGGAGAAGGCCGGAAGGATTTTCGCCAAGCTTCACGAATTTATGCCATTTGACAAGCTGAGTCTGATATACTGGAGGCGCTGTCAGGCGTTTATCA